One part of the Cellvibrionales bacterium genome encodes these proteins:
- the hslV gene encoding ATP-dependent protease subunit HslV has translation MEQYHGTTILSVRRHGRVVIGGDGQVSLGNTIMKGNARKVRRLYHDKVLAGFAGGTADAFTLFERFEAKLEKYQGHLVRAAVELAKDWRTDRALRRLEALLIVADKTSSLIITGNGDVIEQEDDLLAIGSGGSFAQAAAIALLHNSELSARDIVEKSLAIAADICIYTNHSRTIEEMECEHV, from the coding sequence TTGGAACAGTATCACGGCACCACCATTCTCTCTGTGCGCCGCCACGGGCGCGTTGTTATCGGCGGCGATGGCCAAGTCTCCCTTGGCAACACCATCATGAAGGGCAATGCGCGCAAAGTGCGCCGCCTGTATCACGACAAAGTGCTCGCGGGTTTTGCCGGCGGCACCGCCGATGCCTTTACCTTGTTCGAGCGTTTTGAAGCGAAGTTAGAAAAATATCAAGGTCACTTGGTGCGTGCCGCCGTGGAATTGGCAAAAGATTGGCGCACCGATCGCGCGCTGCGTCGTTTGGAAGCGCTATTAATTGTGGCGGATAAAACCAGCTCGCTGATTATCACCGGCAATGGCGATGTGATTGAGCAAGAAGATGATTTGTTGGCTATCGGCTCCGGCGGCTCGTTTGCACAGGCGGCGGCCATCGCGTTGTTGCACAACTCTGAATTGTCGGCGAGAGATATTGTGGAAAAAAGTTTAGCGATTGCAGCGGATATTTGTATTTACACCAATCACAGCCGCACGATTGAAGAAATGGAGTGCGAGCATGTCTAA
- the hslU gene encoding ATP-dependent protease ATPase subunit HslU, with the protein MSNMTPRETVSELDKYIIGQNDAKRAVAIALRNRWRRMQLPEDLRAEITPKNILMIGPTGVGKTEIARRLAKLADAPFIKVEATKFTEVGYVGRDVESIVRDLLEMSIKLFRQRAMESVQVRAQDAAEDRVLDALLPAARGVDAQEKETGTRQVFRKKLREGELDDKEIEIEVAAASVGVEIMAPPGMEEMTSQLQNMFSNMNSDRKRLRKMTVRSAMKQLQDEEAARLVNDEEIKTQAINAAEQNGIVFIDEIDKVCRRGETSGADVSREGVQRDLLPLIEGCTVSTKYGMIRTDHILFIASGAFHLAKPSDLIPELQGRLPIRVELNALTPDDFARILQEPDASLTEQYQALMQTEGLKIVFSPDGIRRLAEIAWQVNDRTENIGARRLHTVMERLLESVSFSAGDLAAEGKTVTIDAAYVDQSLGELSQDEDLSRFIL; encoded by the coding sequence ATGTCTAATATGACACCGCGAGAAACTGTCAGCGAACTCGATAAATACATTATTGGCCAAAACGATGCCAAACGCGCAGTGGCGATTGCTCTGCGCAACCGCTGGCGGCGCATGCAGTTGCCTGAAGATTTGCGCGCAGAAATCACGCCAAAAAATATTTTGATGATCGGGCCTACCGGCGTTGGCAAAACAGAAATTGCGCGCCGTTTAGCAAAACTGGCCGATGCGCCGTTTATCAAAGTGGAAGCGACCAAGTTTACCGAAGTGGGCTATGTTGGGCGCGATGTGGAATCTATCGTGCGCGACCTGCTGGAAATGTCGATCAAATTATTTCGCCAGCGCGCGATGGAGTCTGTGCAGGTGCGCGCACAAGATGCGGCAGAAGATCGCGTGTTGGACGCGCTGTTGCCCGCTGCACGAGGTGTAGATGCGCAAGAAAAAGAAACCGGCACGCGGCAAGTATTTCGCAAAAAACTGCGCGAAGGCGAGCTGGATGATAAAGAGATAGAAATTGAAGTGGCGGCGGCATCCGTGGGTGTGGAAATCATGGCGCCTCCCGGCATGGAAGAAATGACCAGCCAGTTGCAAAACATGTTTTCCAACATGAACAGCGACAGAAAACGGTTGCGCAAAATGACGGTGCGCTCGGCGATGAAGCAGTTGCAAGATGAAGAAGCGGCGCGCCTAGTGAATGATGAGGAAATTAAAACGCAGGCGATCAACGCAGCCGAGCAAAATGGCATTGTGTTTATCGACGAGATCGACAAAGTGTGTCGCCGTGGAGAAACCAGCGGCGCCGATGTGTCGCGTGAAGGCGTACAGCGCGATTTGTTGCCACTCATTGAAGGCTGCACGGTATCGACCAAGTACGGCATGATCCGCACCGACCATATTTTGTTTATTGCCTCTGGCGCGTTTCATTTGGCCAAGCCATCCGATTTAATTCCAGAGCTGCAAGGGCGTTTGCCTATCCGCGTGGAATTGAATGCGCTGACCCCCGATGATTTTGCGCGTATCTTGCAGGAGCCAGATGCCTCGCTCACTGAGCAGTATCAGGCTTTGATGCAGACGGAAGGTTTGAAAATTGTCTTCAGTCCAGACGGCATTCGTCGCTTGGCAGAAATTGCTTGGCAAGTGAATGACCGTACCGAAAATATTGGTGCGCGCCGTTTGCATACCGTGATGGAGCGTCTGTTGGAAAGCGTATCGTTTTCCGCTGGCGATTTAGCGGCGGAAGGTAAAACGGTAACAATTGATGCGGCTTATGTGGATCAATCGTTGGGTGAGTTGTCGCAAGACGAAGATTTGAGTCGGTTCATCCTCTGA
- a CDS encoding radical SAM protein — protein MQDASDSTTTIASSATLSIVIPVYGAWQADRVLQALLPLEPLEILVCDSSPQPTVLPAHSAVRLLHLSQRAFPGAARNAGWQQAQGDYVLFVDADVVLAEEGRQFVRRHMAANAHDMAFGLYTLDCPDYNSISRFIVNIQHHRFESEFARNHYRYGQSSHLLVRRDIYKKIGFFNPHLRMHEDKEICIRAINAGTEINVYPDFLADHIKIFSFYDLMLDHGHKAYLAQETLHQHPAIFSRVENQLSTRFKVSLIASCVSPILLLLLTATHALPNTIALLLLIALFLSPLFTAHEVFTAAKWREKLTGLLLWPFMGATICAGVMLAKSQHVYIVLTQAMRRVPTLFELAKRVLFRRGMPVSIIHFITARCNLRCEHCFYKETLDAKDPGEQSLRQLQKTTQEIGSVLWYALGGGEPFIRSDLPDIHRIIMQNCQPMMVSIPTNGWYTDKTYLSTLAMLQAMQHGALTVQISVDGPKAIHDAIRGKDSWQHLLKTWKKLKEIQRVYPRLSLGIITVVNEANAHEYPNFIDEITDTFQPNQISINLIRDIENPHAAAQLLDTYKAAVERYEWHIQHKTLTAFGYLGGMIVRAKESVQKELIYRVMRFNEFVTPCTAGDLTYVIWEDGRVNACEMLPDTVGNIIGNQPANNFRNIVASSAAQALRKKIVAEKCKCSYECAMTINTLFSWPLAKKLWWRVVSGKASAPLPLPEQP, from the coding sequence ATGCAAGACGCCTCGGATTCCACTACAACCATCGCCTCATCCGCCACACTATCCATCGTGATACCGGTGTACGGCGCGTGGCAGGCTGACCGTGTGCTGCAAGCATTGCTGCCACTGGAACCGCTAGAAATTCTGGTGTGCGATTCCAGCCCACAACCCACTGTTCTACCGGCACATTCTGCGGTGCGTTTACTGCATTTGAGCCAGCGCGCTTTTCCTGGCGCAGCGCGCAACGCCGGCTGGCAGCAAGCGCAGGGAGACTATGTGTTGTTTGTGGATGCCGATGTGGTGCTAGCCGAAGAAGGCAGGCAATTTGTGCGACGCCATATGGCAGCCAATGCACACGACATGGCGTTTGGTTTGTACACGCTGGATTGCCCAGACTACAACAGCATCAGCCGTTTTATCGTCAACATACAGCACCACCGCTTTGAGAGTGAGTTTGCACGCAACCACTATCGTTACGGACAATCTTCGCACTTACTCGTACGGCGCGACATTTACAAAAAAATTGGTTTTTTTAATCCGCATTTGCGCATGCACGAAGACAAAGAAATTTGTATACGCGCTATCAACGCCGGCACCGAGATCAACGTCTATCCCGATTTTTTAGCCGACCACATCAAGATTTTTTCTTTTTATGATTTGATGCTGGATCACGGACACAAAGCTTATTTGGCGCAGGAGACGCTGCACCAACACCCCGCTATTTTTAGTCGCGTTGAAAACCAGCTCAGCACACGCTTCAAAGTCAGCTTGATCGCCTCCTGCGTTTCGCCCATTTTGTTGTTGTTGCTCACCGCAACCCACGCGCTGCCCAACACCATAGCACTGCTCTTACTGATAGCACTATTTCTTTCTCCGCTATTCACAGCGCATGAAGTATTTACCGCGGCCAAATGGCGAGAAAAACTCACAGGGCTACTGCTGTGGCCTTTCATGGGCGCGACGATTTGTGCCGGCGTGATGTTGGCAAAATCGCAGCATGTTTATATTGTGCTGACACAAGCCATGCGCAGAGTGCCTACACTATTTGAGCTGGCGAAGCGCGTGCTGTTTCGGCGCGGCATGCCGGTCAGCATCATTCACTTCATCACTGCGCGCTGCAATTTGCGCTGTGAACACTGCTTCTACAAAGAAACGCTGGATGCCAAAGATCCGGGCGAGCAATCTTTGAGGCAATTACAAAAAACCACGCAGGAAATTGGCTCGGTATTGTGGTACGCCCTCGGTGGCGGCGAGCCGTTTATTCGCAGCGACCTGCCGGATATTCATCGCATCATCATGCAGAACTGCCAGCCCATGATGGTGAGCATTCCCACCAACGGCTGGTACACTGACAAAACTTACCTCAGCACACTCGCCATGCTGCAAGCCATGCAACACGGTGCGCTGACCGTACAAATCTCTGTCGATGGCCCCAAAGCCATACACGATGCCATACGCGGCAAAGATTCTTGGCAGCACTTGCTCAAAACCTGGAAGAAATTAAAAGAAATTCAACGCGTGTATCCACGGCTATCGCTGGGCATTATTACCGTGGTCAACGAAGCCAATGCGCATGAGTATCCTAATTTTATTGACGAAATCACTGACACTTTTCAGCCCAACCAGATCAGTATCAATTTGATACGCGATATAGAAAATCCACACGCTGCCGCACAATTACTGGACACCTATAAAGCAGCGGTGGAGCGCTACGAATGGCACATCCAGCACAAAACTCTAACCGCTTTTGGTTATCTCGGCGGCATGATTGTGCGCGCCAAAGAATCCGTACAAAAAGAATTGATCTACCGTGTGATGCGTTTTAACGAGTTTGTTACGCCCTGCACCGCCGGCGATTTGACCTATGTGATCTGGGAAGACGGCCGCGTGAATGCCTGTGAAATGCTGCCCGACACCGTCGGCAATATTATTGGCAACCAGCCCGCCAACAATTTCCGTAATATTGTTGCCAGCAGCGCTGCGCAAGCCTTGCGCAAAAAAATCGTCGCTGAAAAATGCAAATGCAGTTACGAATGCGCCATGACCATCAACACCTTATTCAGTTGGCCACTAGCAAAAAAATTGTGGTGGCGCGTAGTCAGCGGCAAAGCCAGCGCACCACTCCCTTTACCCGAACAGCCATAA
- a CDS encoding methylated-DNA--[protein]-cysteine S-methyltransferase produces the protein MDTQQAWAIFPVANAFCGIAWCERGVTHFLLPETTIARMQKELQLVTAQREPAQKMPAWIARLIRQIAVHLKGKSQDFSAIPVFIEKASPFMHAVYDAARRIPAGEVVSYAELARRIKKPGAVRAVGTALGKNPVPLIIPCHRIIAASGKLGGFSAQGGLDAKKMLLHCEGVSVEKPQLMASAAQWQSGVRFLLQDKQFRQLHKQVGEFAFQPQHNAEPLDVFIQAIVSQQLSTKVATTIFERVNQLVSKRGKPCAKTLLSLPDATLRGAGLSGMKVAYLKDLAQHALRGELPSLAEAKAMSDEQLVRCFTAIKGIGRWSVEMYLIFDLGRADIFPVDDYGIRKAVAQLYELDGLPLAKAMVQYGEAWRPYRSIASLYLWRLLDNA, from the coding sequence ATGGATACACAGCAAGCGTGGGCAATCTTCCCTGTTGCAAATGCGTTTTGCGGTATTGCGTGGTGTGAGCGAGGCGTAACGCATTTTTTGTTGCCGGAGACAACGATAGCGCGCATGCAAAAAGAATTGCAGCTTGTGACAGCGCAGCGCGAACCCGCTCAAAAAATGCCGGCATGGATTGCGCGGCTGATTCGACAAATTGCTGTGCATCTCAAAGGTAAATCACAAGATTTTTCTGCGATTCCTGTTTTTATCGAAAAAGCCTCACCGTTTATGCACGCTGTGTATGACGCGGCGCGGCGCATTCCTGCAGGCGAAGTGGTCAGCTATGCCGAGTTGGCGCGGCGCATTAAAAAACCGGGAGCCGTGCGCGCGGTGGGAACGGCGCTGGGGAAAAACCCTGTGCCGCTGATTATTCCCTGCCATCGCATCATTGCTGCATCAGGAAAATTGGGTGGTTTTTCTGCGCAAGGCGGTCTGGATGCCAAGAAAATGTTATTACATTGCGAAGGTGTGAGCGTTGAAAAACCGCAATTGATGGCGAGTGCCGCGCAGTGGCAATCTGGCGTGCGGTTTTTGTTGCAAGACAAACAATTTCGCCAGTTGCACAAACAGGTGGGAGAGTTTGCTTTTCAACCGCAGCACAATGCTGAGCCTTTGGATGTCTTTATTCAGGCAATCGTCAGTCAACAACTTTCCACCAAAGTGGCGACGACGATTTTTGAGCGCGTTAATCAACTGGTGTCTAAACGCGGAAAACCCTGCGCAAAAACATTGTTGTCTTTGCCGGATGCCACGCTGCGCGGTGCAGGTTTGTCTGGCATGAAGGTGGCGTATTTGAAAGATTTGGCACAGCACGCTCTGCGTGGAGAGCTGCCTTCGCTGGCAGAAGCGAAGGCAATGAGCGATGAACAACTGGTGCGCTGTTTTACCGCCATCAAAGGCATAGGGCGCTGGTCCGTGGAAATGTATTTGATTTTTGATTTGGGTCGCGCTGATATTTTTCCTGTCGATGACTACGGTATTCGCAAAGCAGTAGCACAGTTGTATGAATTAGATGGTTTGCCGCTGGCAAAAGCCATGGTGCAGTACGGCGAGGCGTGGCGGCCGTATCGCAGTATTGCGTCCTTGTATCTGTGGCGGCTGTTGGATAACGCTTAG
- a CDS encoding glycosyltransferase: MFEIGVIPVAGAGLRLYPYTESTPKTLLEVGGQSLLLNNIAILRDQLGVKKIFLIIGHQGERIRAAIGDGANLGVQIEYLACSDISAGLACGLLLLRDHIHSHFPVILGDELYLDSNHAQLLRYAAEPADVVCGIKTTGDTTLIRKNYAVTLQGDRITSLEEKPEVIKNHYLGCGTYIFSPAIFDAIENTPASTKTGRVELTEVIDRWAQQGADVRAAVLKGSYRNINYPEDYISAMNLYRKLNFSQYRVSLVIPTYNESAAIGDVIEDFRDKVDEIIVADNQSPDGTADIARAKGATVISKPLAGYGEALRCALQAATGDILVLMEGDASFTADDLPKILAYMRDADMVIGTRTTKQMIEQGANMDAFLRWGNVLAAKVLQFLWIRQEPRFTDLGCTYRAIWRDTYLTIRDNLSAVGPAFSPEMMVEVLRAERKIIEIPVTYRPRIGDVSKHSGSKLAILKTGTKMLWLIFKRRLGFR; this comes from the coding sequence ATGTTTGAAATTGGAGTCATCCCCGTAGCGGGCGCTGGGCTGCGCCTCTACCCCTACACAGAATCCACCCCCAAAACACTGCTGGAAGTCGGCGGCCAATCGCTGTTGCTGAACAATATCGCCATTCTGCGCGATCAACTGGGCGTAAAAAAAATCTTCCTGATTATCGGTCACCAAGGCGAGCGCATTCGCGCGGCAATTGGCGACGGCGCCAACCTCGGCGTGCAGATTGAATACCTAGCATGCAGCGACATCAGTGCCGGCCTCGCGTGCGGACTGCTGCTATTGCGCGACCACATCCACAGCCACTTTCCTGTGATACTCGGCGACGAGTTGTACCTCGACAGCAACCACGCACAGCTGCTGCGCTACGCCGCCGAGCCTGCCGATGTGGTGTGCGGCATTAAAACCACCGGCGATACCACTTTAATTCGCAAAAACTACGCCGTCACTTTGCAAGGCGATCGCATCACTTCCCTAGAAGAAAAACCCGAAGTCATTAAAAATCACTACCTCGGCTGCGGCACTTATATTTTTTCACCCGCTATTTTTGACGCTATCGAAAACACGCCCGCATCAACAAAAACAGGACGCGTGGAATTAACAGAAGTGATCGATCGCTGGGCGCAGCAAGGTGCTGATGTGCGCGCCGCCGTTTTAAAAGGCAGCTACCGCAACATCAATTATCCCGAAGATTACATCAGCGCGATGAACTTATATCGCAAGCTGAATTTTTCACAGTACCGCGTAAGTTTGGTGATCCCAACCTACAACGAATCCGCTGCCATCGGCGATGTGATTGAAGATTTCCGCGACAAAGTGGACGAAATTATTGTCGCCGACAATCAATCACCAGACGGCACCGCCGACATCGCCCGTGCCAAAGGTGCGACCGTGATTTCAAAACCACTAGCCGGTTACGGCGAAGCACTGCGCTGCGCACTGCAAGCAGCTACTGGCGATATTTTGGTGTTGATGGAAGGCGACGCTTCTTTCACCGCCGATGATTTACCAAAAATTCTCGCGTATATGCGCGATGCCGACATGGTGATAGGCACGCGCACCACCAAACAAATGATTGAGCAAGGCGCGAACATGGATGCGTTTTTGCGCTGGGGCAATGTGCTGGCAGCAAAAGTGTTGCAATTTTTATGGATACGCCAAGAGCCGCGCTTCACCGATCTCGGCTGCACTTATCGCGCAATTTGGCGCGACACTTATCTCACTATTCGCGACAATTTATCCGCTGTCGGCCCCGCCTTTTCTCCCGAAATGATGGTGGAAGTTTTGCGCGCTGAAAGAAAAATTATCGAGATCCCTGTCACTTATCGTCCGCGCATCGGCGATGTATCGAAACACTCCGGCAGCAAGCTGGCGATACTAAAAACCGGCACAAAAATGTTGTGGTTGATTTTTAAACGACGACTGGGTTTTCGCTAG
- a CDS encoding arginine--tRNA ligase, translating to MKQPLAELIQTALLNLQTEGVLPADSAPPSVQIDNTRDKSHGDLASNIAMVLAKKAGKAPRDLAAAILAALPENSLIAKAEIAGPGFINFFLASDAQAAVVARILAERENFGRSNTGAGRKVQVEFVSANPTGPLHVGHGRGAAIGDCLCRLLAATGWDVTREFYYNDAGAQINNLALSVQARATGLTPDDAAWPADGYRGDYITDVAEAYLAGKKIDAKDPHNTDAIRQFAVAYLRREQDLDLQAFDVRFDVFYLESSLYSEGKVEAAVQQMIAQGHTYEKDGALWLKTTDFGDDKDRVMRKTEGGYTYFVPDVAYHLNKWQRGFTRVINEQGADHHSTITRVRAGLQALNVGIPTAWPDYVLHQMVTVMRGGEEVKISKRAGSYVTLRDLIEWCGRDATRYFLVSRAATSQLVFDVDLAVAKSNDNPVYYIQYAHARICSVLKQAQEKSLLWDPEQGLAHLDCLAASHESDLLNTLARYPDVVASAAQDLSPHSIAQYLRELAAGLHTWYNAAQFLVEDAALRNARLTLAVATQQVLRNGLQLLGVSAPESM from the coding sequence ATGAAACAGCCACTGGCGGAATTGATTCAAACAGCCTTGCTCAACTTGCAAACCGAGGGCGTGTTGCCAGCGGATAGCGCGCCGCCTAGCGTACAGATTGACAACACGCGTGACAAATCACACGGCGATCTCGCCAGCAATATTGCGATGGTGTTGGCGAAAAAAGCGGGCAAAGCCCCGCGCGATTTGGCGGCGGCAATCTTGGCGGCGCTGCCAGAAAACAGCTTGATCGCCAAAGCGGAAATTGCCGGCCCCGGCTTTATCAATTTTTTTCTGGCGAGCGATGCGCAAGCGGCCGTGGTGGCGCGCATTTTGGCGGAGCGAGAAAACTTTGGCCGCAGCAACACGGGCGCGGGTCGTAAAGTGCAAGTGGAGTTTGTGTCAGCCAACCCGACTGGGCCGCTGCATGTGGGTCACGGTCGCGGTGCAGCGATTGGTGATTGCCTGTGCCGTTTGCTGGCGGCTACCGGCTGGGATGTGACGCGCGAGTTTTATTACAACGATGCTGGCGCACAGATCAATAATCTTGCGCTGTCGGTGCAAGCGCGCGCCACTGGTTTAACGCCGGATGATGCTGCGTGGCCAGCAGACGGTTATCGCGGCGATTACATCACTGATGTGGCGGAAGCCTACTTGGCCGGTAAAAAAATTGATGCAAAAGACCCGCACAATACCGATGCGATTCGTCAATTCGCGGTAGCGTATTTGCGCCGCGAACAAGATTTGGATTTGCAAGCGTTTGATGTGCGCTTTGATGTGTTTTATCTCGAATCCTCGCTCTACAGTGAAGGCAAAGTAGAAGCTGCGGTACAGCAAATGATTGCGCAGGGGCACACTTACGAAAAAGACGGCGCGTTGTGGTTAAAGACCACGGATTTTGGCGATGACAAAGATCGCGTGATGCGCAAAACGGAAGGCGGTTACACCTATTTTGTGCCGGATGTCGCGTATCACTTGAACAAATGGCAGCGCGGTTTTACGCGTGTGATTAACGAACAGGGCGCCGATCACCATTCCACCATCACGCGTGTGCGCGCCGGTTTGCAGGCTTTGAATGTGGGGATTCCTACCGCTTGGCCTGATTATGTGCTGCACCAGATGGTGACGGTAATGCGCGGCGGCGAAGAAGTAAAAATTTCCAAGCGCGCCGGTTCTTATGTCACCTTGCGCGATTTAATCGAATGGTGTGGACGCGATGCCACGCGTTATTTCTTGGTGTCGCGCGCCGCTACCTCGCAATTGGTGTTTGATGTGGATTTGGCTGTTGCCAAAAGCAACGACAATCCCGTGTATTACATTCAGTACGCCCACGCACGCATTTGCAGCGTGTTGAAGCAAGCACAAGAAAAAAGTTTGCTTTGGGATCCAGAGCAAGGCTTGGCGCATTTGGATTGCCTTGCCGCATCTCATGAGTCCGATTTGCTGAATACCTTGGCGCGCTATCCAGATGTGGTGGCATCCGCAGCACAAGATTTGTCGCCGCACAGCATTGCGCAGTATTTGCGCGAACTGGCCGCTGGCTTGCATACTTGGTACAACGCTGCGCAGTTCTTGGTGGAAGATGCCGCGTTACGCAACGCACGCTTAACGCTGGCCGTGGCCACGCAGCAAGTATTGCGCAATGGTTTACAGCTGTTGGGTGTCAGCGCGCCGGAGTCTATGTAA
- a CDS encoding nuclear transport factor 2 family protein encodes MHSASIDAVRAKNKEAWVANFADDACIEDPVGKSPLDATGNGHRGKAAIAAFWDMCIATGSVDFNIRESYPVSDIACANVGSILNTMGDMKIEAKGVFIYHVNAEGKVTNLRAYWDFNSTMAAASKK; translated from the coding sequence CTGCACAGCGCCTCTATTGATGCCGTGCGCGCTAAAAACAAAGAAGCTTGGGTGGCAAACTTTGCCGACGATGCCTGTATTGAAGATCCAGTGGGGAAATCACCACTGGATGCGACGGGCAACGGCCATCGCGGCAAGGCGGCCATCGCGGCGTTTTGGGATATGTGCATCGCCACCGGCAGTGTCGATTTCAACATTCGCGAATCGTATCCGGTGAGCGACATTGCCTGCGCCAATGTCGGCTCCATCCTCAACACCATGGGCGATATGAAAATCGAAGCCAAAGGCGTATTTATTTATCATGTCAACGCCGAAGGCAAAGTCACCAACTTACGCGCCTACTGGGATTTCAACAGCACCATGGCAGCAGCCAGCAAAAAATAA
- a CDS encoding adenosylcobinamide-GDP ribazoletransferase, giving the protein MTPRQYWQQFLMATMFLTRLPIARWVQHDAALQLGMARWFPAVGWLVGGLAALLLWLCSNLLPWVPAAILATALAILLTGAFHEDGFADMCDAFGGGWEKEQVLRIMKDSRLGTYGTLGLGLMLSSKISLLCSLPLTNALCALIAGHVLSRTAATSLLLDLPYVRDTEDGIAKTPPAEFTLTSLWFTVATAALALLLLPMRAWLPLLLGLLALRYWAAWYYRKRIGGYTGDCLGGAQQLAELWVLMVIVAL; this is encoded by the coding sequence ATGACTCCTCGACAATACTGGCAACAATTTCTCATGGCGACGATGTTTCTCACGCGTCTACCCATTGCCCGCTGGGTGCAGCACGACGCGGCGCTTCAGCTCGGCATGGCACGCTGGTTTCCCGCCGTGGGCTGGCTGGTGGGCGGGCTTGCCGCCCTGCTGCTGTGGCTGTGCTCCAACCTCTTGCCTTGGGTGCCGGCCGCTATCCTCGCAACCGCTCTCGCTATTTTGCTCACCGGCGCCTTCCACGAGGATGGTTTTGCCGATATGTGCGATGCCTTTGGTGGCGGCTGGGAGAAGGAACAGGTGCTGCGCATCATGAAAGACTCCCGCCTCGGCACCTATGGCACGCTGGGCTTGGGGCTGATGCTATCCAGTAAAATCAGTCTGTTATGTAGCTTGCCGCTGACCAATGCTCTGTGCGCCTTGATAGCAGGCCATGTTCTCAGTCGCACCGCTGCGACATCGCTACTGCTGGACCTCCCCTATGTACGCGACACAGAGGACGGTATAGCCAAAACCCCTCCCGCTGAATTTACCCTCACTTCGCTGTGGTTTACCGTTGCCACTGCCGCACTCGCACTGTTGCTACTCCCTATGCGCGCGTGGCTACCGTTGCTGCTCGGCTTGCTCGCCCTGCGCTATTGGGCAGCGTGGTATTACCGCAAACGCATTGGCGGCTACACCGGCGATTGTTTGGGCGGCGCACAGCAGCTCGCCGAACTCTGGGTATTGATGGTTATCGTCGCACTCTAA
- a CDS encoding SPOR domain-containing protein has translation MSHDFARSQRIRKEAPRAPKRKKSKGIPSWLWVLVGTLVGCLIMFLVYLSGVRPPLPAPVLAPQHPATSSETPAAEQPPAPPKRVSPVFEFYTKLPEGGQPVTDIAPAEQPTMPPPTTPTTDTAGQPVAATATAGATPAPATVTATAPTAAVAATTTVEPPVAPVPETKTAAVKVQPEEELDPMQQLLAQKEQERKLKAQEKAPKEKSSVVAAKTAASASTSGARYLQAGVFRNKAEAEKLRSKMSRLGVGASIRAASDANGASLQKVLAGPFHTSAEADNARLMLNGNGINTIPMK, from the coding sequence ATGAGCCACGATTTTGCCAGAAGCCAGCGCATCCGAAAGGAAGCCCCTCGCGCACCCAAACGCAAAAAAAGTAAAGGCATACCCTCTTGGTTGTGGGTATTGGTTGGCACCCTAGTCGGTTGTCTGATCATGTTTTTGGTGTATTTGTCGGGTGTGCGTCCGCCGCTGCCGGCGCCTGTTCTTGCTCCGCAGCATCCAGCCACTAGCAGTGAGACTCCTGCTGCCGAGCAGCCTCCTGCACCACCTAAACGCGTCAGCCCTGTATTTGAGTTCTACACCAAGCTGCCGGAGGGCGGTCAGCCAGTGACGGATATCGCGCCTGCCGAGCAGCCGACTATGCCGCCGCCGACTACGCCAACGACCGACACTGCAGGGCAGCCCGTTGCAGCAACAGCCACAGCGGGTGCTACTCCAGCCCCAGCTACAGTTACAGCTACCGCGCCAACAGCTGCTGTGGCCGCAACTACTACGGTGGAGCCGCCCGTCGCACCCGTGCCAGAAACTAAAACAGCAGCGGTAAAAGTCCAACCGGAAGAAGAGCTGGACCCTATGCAGCAATTGCTGGCGCAAAAAGAGCAAGAGCGGAAATTGAAGGCGCAAGAAAAAGCACCTAAAGAAAAGTCGTCTGTGGTGGCTGCAAAAACTGCAGCATCAGCAAGTACAAGCGGCGCGCGCTACCTGCAAGCCGGCGTGTTCCGCAACAAGGCGGAGGCGGAAAAACTGCGCAGTAAAATGTCGCGCTTGGGTGTTGGTGCTTCTATTCGTGCCGCCAGTGATGCGAATGGTGCGAGCTTGCAGAAGGTTTTAGCTGGACCATTTCATACCAGTGCCGAAGCGGATAACGCGCGCCTCATGCTGAATGGCAATGGTATCAATACCATTCCGATGAAATAG